The Camelina sativa cultivar DH55 chromosome 18, Cs, whole genome shotgun sequence DNA window ACACACTTTTCACTGGGCATGTGTATGTTTTAGCACTTCACATGGTTTGATTGTAGATTTTTTGTATACTTTATTAGTTTTAGAGATTTGAACAAAATTGTTATTTCTCGCAAAAATTATTGCCTTATTCTACCAGTTTATGATTACTACTCTGTACTTAGTTTTAAACTGTGAAGATTTATTGACGGGTGGAAATACAACTAATTTTTTGATCGGATGATACTTTGGTTTATGTTTAATAGGAGAGGTGAATGAATGGGTTGACCCCTAAGAGTGAACCCAAGTATAGCGACTATAGTCCCAAGTAGAGTATCTTCAAAACCATAGCTCGAGCATGCACTGAAGTTTGGAATTGTGATTCTAGCCAGGCAAGTGTTTCGAATTCTTCTGTCAAGGTTCACAATCCCAAACTTCCCAAACCAATGATTATCATGACCTTCACGTAGACAGCCTTTCCGTAATGctcatcatttttttcatgGTATGTCAAGGTAAAGCTTTGAATGCTCATCCAGTTATGATATtttgtgacctcaagtcatcagATCATACTTTAGAATGTTAGACACTTCATGCTAACATTTCATATGTTtacaaatccaacaaaaaatgATCCAAGCTCTGAACATATCCGTCTGGAATTCGAACTCCTTTAGTTATCTCTCATACTCAGCCAACTGAAGTATCACTTTAGCTCAAGCCAGTCCATTAGCTATGGGTTCGTCTAAATCGTATAATAGTTTATGTTTAACTCACTTCAATGAGTGGtggacaaacaaaaaacactcaTTTCAATGGAAATTTCTTATCTTATCTTTATTTGTGATAAGATAATTAAGACTAACTGAATATAATATTGGGATGTTTTTTTTGCAATATATGCCCTAACTTAATTGAAGTGAGTTGAACATAAATAATTTatctcaattgttttttttctaattacattAATTCAATTGTAACTATTATTTGTAATTGTGTAATCAATTTAATTCAgatatatacaatttcataaacaaaataatctaatattttaacatttggtctttcaaatatattatataactataaGTATATTAATctcttaataataatatatgattattttttaaagaaaatttaactaaaatgaaaaaacataaatttgtcAGCCATTGTATAATGAAAGATTCATTAAAATTGAGTAGTATACTagtatacaacaacaaaaaataattgaaaaataaaaatttatcaagaataagatatacatatatcacaattatctatttttaaaatataattttacaatatcaaatcttaaaataaaaatgaaatgtatcttttttttttgtcaacatgcaatgtattttttatatccCATCGTTGTCATTCATGGATGATAATCAGGTTGTATATAACTCATTTTTTAgtgatttaactttttttttgtaacacaGAAGTTATCCTTGATATACTCtatatttactgttttttgATGGTTGTTATGTTCCATTATACTTTGTTTCATTagtattttaattgtgttttgttttatttactgtccaagtgagtttttttttgcatttcagAGGTTCTATAGTGTCTTTGGAACCATTTcagattaatataataaaagacaCACATTTGAATGCAAAGAAAATGATTGATGATTCAGAACCAGtctgcagtccctcaaagatccACTCGTATGAAGACCTTTACTTGGGATTTAACTTCAGTGTTCTTAATCAAAGTTATTGAAAATTGAGTAagatctttgagggactgcatACTGGTTCTGAATCATCAGTCATTTCCTTTGAGGGACTGCAGACTGGTTCTGAATCATCAAAACAGTCCAAATGAGAAATGTCATGGTGGGGATTGAGCAAAGAATCTATGAAAGTTTTCATAAAGTATGGGAATGGCTAAACAATTAAACTCGAGATTGCCCTCATCATAGATTCACCAAGGAAGCTATCTTTAGTATTTTGTATTGTGGAGTGAATAAGGAGCTAAAATTGTCATTGGACATGGCTAGCAAAGAGAGTTATGCAAACCTTACAGTGGAACAAGGAGAGTTACTTGTTGAGAATCTAGCTCAAATTGATGGTAGCTACAGTGAAGGTTATGGGAGTTCTTCAAGGGAGAGTGATGAGCTGAAAAATCCTCCACCTCAAGGAGATGACACTAACACCCTCCTTAGACAACTTCTTGAAGGGCAAGGAAAAAGAGCTATTAAGCTTGCTATACAAATGAAGGCTatgaaaactaaggtttatgACGTCTATAGTGATCTACATGCCAAGATGGAATATTGGGGTTGGGATTATATGTTTGAAAGATGGAAAGATATGTGGTTAAATTCACTATCCGTTTAGAATCTTGAAAGGAACATGAGGGATGAAGATCTCTTCGATTAGTTTTACAAGACGGCTCATGTTGTCCGTAGTCATATCTGCAGGGATCTTGGGACCTATGTTTCTTTTGGCTATGGCTACGTTTTCTTTGCTAATAACTATGATGGTAATTACCAATATTACTCTCTCTTCtgtgttcttatttttttcaaaacatcaTTACTTCGATGCTCATAAGTTATGTTTTTGCTTtcggtgttgtttgtcaagaaaaaTGACAGAAGTTTCCGCTTGGGTAaagattatcggggtttgaaccgagtcGCTGTAAAAAACAAGTAACCTCTCATgcggattgatgagttgttggatcagctgaggggtgctacttggttctccaagattgacttGGCATCAGGTTACCATCAGATCCCGATACAtaaggcagatgtgaggaagactgacTTCAGGATGAGATATGGGCATTacgagtttgtggtgatgctgTTCGGTTTGAGGAACGCGCCAGCAACGCTTATGAGATTGATAAACAACATGTTTCAGGAGTTTTTAGACGTGTATgttatcattttcatcgatgatatcttggtatattctaagagtcctgaggagtatgaagtacatctgagagcagttctggagaaggtacgggagcagaagttgtttccTAAGTTGAGTAAGGGAAATTTCTGGCAGCGGGAGATGGGGTTCTTAGGTCACATTGTCTCATCATAGGGAGTTTcagtagatccagagaagatttaggccatcagggagtggccaaGGCCGCATAGTGCCACTGAGATAAGGAGTTTCCAGGGGTTGGCGGGTTACTATAGGAGATTCGTTCCGGGTTTTGCAAGTATGGCACAACTGATGACCAAGCTTACAGGGAAGAAGGTTCCATTTGTGTGGTCAATCGAGTGTGAGTCGAGTTTGCAAGCCTCAAGAAGATGCTGACTACCAAGCCGATGTTAGCACTGCCAGAGCAGAACGAGCCTTACATTATGTACACATATGCTTCCAGATTTGGTTTGGTATGTGTCTGATgtagcaggggaaggttatagcctaTTCTTCACGGCaattgcggaagcatgaggccAATTACCCTacctatgatttggagatagcagTAGTGGTTTTTGCcgtgaagatttggaggtcctATCTTTATGGCGGGAAGGTGAAGGTATTCACAAATCATAAGAGCTTAAAGTACAtcttcactcagcctgagctgaatttgaggcaaaaGCGTTGGATGGAGTTTGTAGCGGACTATGATCTGGATATaccttaccatcctggtaaggctaacctTGTTGCTGGTGCCTTGAgccggaagcgggcggcttcggttCAGGAGCATGATATGGAGGCGctagtgggatatgatcacgatgtgggatatgatcacgatggacttcgtggtaggattgccagtgtcgcAGACttttgatgcgatttgggtcattgtggaccggttgactaagtctgcacacTTTCTGGCcgtcaagaaaactgatggagcagaaATTTTGGCTAgaaagtatgtgagggagatagtctgattgcatggtgtgcctgctagtattatgtctgatagagattcaaagttcacttcggtgttctggagggcatttcaggcagagatgggcacaaaggtgcatatgagtacaacctaTCATCCTCATAAGAACGGTCAAtcggagaggacgatccagacttTAGAGGATCTACTGAgaatgtgtgtgttggattggggtggtcaatGGGCatatcatttgagcttggtggagtttgcttacaacaacaactaccaagctagtattgggatggttccttatgaggcgttgtatgggaggccatgtcgtacaccattatgttgGACCCAGGTGAGGGAGAGGAACATTTATGGTGCCGaatttgttcaggagacctcagagaagatccGTGTTCTGAAGTTGAatatgaaggaagctcaggatcagCAAAAGAGTTATGCTAATAAGAgaaggaaggatcttgagtttcaagtgggtgacagagtgtacctcaagatagCCATGTttcagggtccgaacaggtcattgagagagactaagttgagttcGAGGTACATGGGTCTGTTCTGAGTGATtaagcgggtgggaccagtggcatataggctggagttgcctgatgTTATgtgtgcgttccacaaggtgttTGACGTGttgatgctgaggaagtgtcttcatgagggtgatcggttgttggctaagattcctgaggatcttcagcctaacatgactttagaggcaAGACCGTTGAGGGTGcgcgagaggagagtcaaggaacttcgaaggaagaagtttcctttgatgagagtcttaTGGGACTTTggtggagtagaggagcagacatGAGAGCCataggcgaggatgaaggcaaggttcaagaagtagTTATCTCGTCAATAAAATGAAAGgcatgtatttttatataaaaattgagaATTCAATAAGAGAAGCAGGCCacaacttgagcttgtctagcttGGTCCTACTTGTAGTTCGTGGCTGGAGCAGGAATGAAGTATTCCAACCCATCTCTCTCGATATTTGGTTGCTTAGGGTAATTGGTTGTgtgactaagtaccaagatgaggtggtgtttgggataTGAGTTTTCGTGAGACGCATTACTAATAGTGGagagtttctaaaaatagaagtttctaaaaatggaagtTTCCAGAAATAGAAAGTGTTGAgatagatctagtcgggagatactcgttggcatcagaCTTGTTTGATCAAGGCCGTGAGGGCCAAACTTATGTGATACCAATAGCtagatggactttgtggccaaaaagtgggagtggtatgtttgcttcaGATAACGATCCGAGAGCACGCATTAGGGTGATGACCCAAAAAATGGGATTTTGGAGATTCCCTGGATACTGTAGTTATGGgccgcggctcggcagtgagccggtatgtcttgAAGGTTGCGAACTACGATCAGGGGGAGTGGGTgagagtgacttcctggatggaGAAGCTTGAGGAGGTTAGCCTGATGGCGAGCCTACATGATTTTTGGTTGCGACCGTAGACGGGAGAAGCACTGGATTGTGAGCAAATAACGTCTAGGATatgagtatattgactagagggagacctcgaggtTTCAGTCGGAAGTGTGCTGGCTGTTGCAACAGTTGCATGGTAAACCTTGCCTAACAATGTTTAGTCCGGTTAGTGGACGTGTTGCAGGATTCGAGAAGTAATCTttgttggtggaggagaattttaacatccgcgaaccaaaaagTGTGGTTTGGAGGTAGGTGTCGATCATCACCAGGGGGAATGTCGATTGACACCAGCTATTTCTGGTTTGACCGGATTGAATTAAATTGTCGATTTGGGTCAGTTTGGTTTAAGTGGAATCCAAACCGAGTATTTAAGGGAAAAATCGACCTAAGTCGTCGGTTGGTTGTTTGGCCGCCGTTTCTAGATAGAACGCTTGAGATTTTGGTGGTTTTTGGGCTTTTCTTGGCTGATTTGATGAGATCTGTTGCTGTGGAAGGGAGTGTTGTTGCTAgggacgaaggagaagcttcctaagttGTTGGATTCATCGTTTTTAGGTCAAATctttctgcaaaagaggtgagtgcatgaccatggctgatctaagcctgacaTCTCTTTTCTATTGCTTGTTTTATACTGTTTGTAGTGTTTTACCAGTATCAAATCCAAGAATGCTGGTTGCGCGGTGTTGGGTTGAAGGATGCctttggagagttcgtgcatctAGAAAAGGGGATGAGccggattttcatgttcgttTATACGATTCAGAACACTCATGTTCTGTGACGGAATGTTCTAATCGATCCCGTCAAGCAATATCTGGTCTATTGGCAGGTCTTTATagggactatcttggtgatcttggtccaGAAGTTAAACCTAAAGTGTCGGAGTCATTTTCAACAAGCAATTTAGCATGAAGGTAATTACTCTGTCTTGGTTGACTTAATGATTTATAAGGCTGATTGATATGAATGTCTTGACTgagttatttacttattatgGCTGGTTTTTTTATTCTCTACAGCTGACTTATATGAATGTATTGATtgagttatttatattttatggctgatttattaatttgttggtgtcgacagatgggttattggaaggcatatcggTTGCTGCGGTTTGCAAGGGAGATCGATCAGGGAACTCCTGAGGAAAGTTTTAGCGAATTGCCTTCTTACCTATACATGGTAAGAAGGGAAAATCCAGGTACAATCACGCGTCTCcaaatagatgatgaagaaaggttcaaatatgtttttattgcttttggtgcgagtgttgatgggtttgctttcatgcgcaaagttATTGTTGTCGACGGtacgtttctccatggtagttacaaagggacgcttctaacagccctacctcaggatggtaactttcaaattttcccaatAGCTTTCGCTAttgttgacactgaaaatgatgagtcttggcgttggttttttacacaactcaaaAATGCCATTCCTGACGAAAAGGATCTTGTGATAATCTCCGACAGACATaagtcaatagggaaagcgattggtgaagtgtatccgttggcttcctgtggaatttgcacttaccatCTGTATAAGAACATtttggtgaagttcaaaggaaagcatttgttccctctggtgaaaaaagcggcaaggtgttttaggctgtctgattttaatgaggctttgAATGAGATTGAAGTAGTTCATCCCGAACTACATGCATACCTCCAAAGagctggtgtccgaatgtgggcgcgtgttcatttcccgggtgaaaggtacaatttaatgacaacgaatattgTCGAATCAATGAACAAagcactgtcaaatgctagaagtcttcccatagttcgacTGCTAGAATCGATACAGAATATGATGACTAGATGGTGTTCTGAATGGAGAGAGAATGCGCAATCACAGCTAACAacgctcactcgaggtgttgagaaactgttacaggtaagtttacataagtcagtcgtcaatgctgataactcagccataatagTTTCCGTATCTCAGCTCTAATTGTTTCATATATCAGCCATAACGATGCAGGTACAAACGATTGATGCTGTACGTGTGCAACTTACATATGGAACATCTTTGCAGGTTGTAAATTTGGAACTAAAAAAATGCACATGTCGTCGTTTCGATCAtgagaaaataccatgcatcaATGCAATCGCAGCTGTAGAGCATAAggatgtgtctcgtatatccCTGTGCGATCCGAAATTTATgagtgtcgatttggttaacggatggggtggttcaatcatgcctccaAATGAATCAGTCCCGGTTCCTGTTGCTGTGGATATTCAACCgtgcttgcctccgattgttgtgaaccCGCAAGGAAGACCCaagaagcgtaggattaaatcatctttggaagtgGCCATTGGAAAAAAACGTCCTAGGAAGCAACACGCAAgttcgcgatgtaagcaagttgggcacaatgtgaAAAATTGTCGGATGTAGTTAgggagatttgttttattttgtgtaataactaagccgtcaagtcatataaaCCAATCGTTTTCTTGCAGATTGTTCCTTTTGATAACTCaaccgtcaagtcatatatatcagctatatactttcagattgtttcttgtgataactaaGCCATTACTTACTATAACCCAGCCATCAACGAGATCTTTCATTTTCCCgtaaagctataactcagccgttaagcaatattttggcgggaaaccataagttaacctaataatagacgagacctttcttttgataactcagccattatagatttttcattttgataactcagccgttattcactataactcagccatcacatgaatcgacgtgacctttcgtttttccgtAAAATTATAACTCGGTCGTCACTTTATTATATCTGAGTCTCAAAGTGAGAATAtatactaaaatgtggaagcataaaaggtggatacatagaacatatatagttaaacaaaaaaggGACCTTTAATACAAGAAAAAGATACTAGCCGAAGAAAtgtaaaatacttattttagaGTCACGAGTTGATAAGGTAAAACTGGAAATGGAAACCCTaaaggtaacagtttttgcaCATGATTTCATAGTCTCCATAGCGGAGAGAATGGAAACCATAATCCAAAGCACACATCCAAGCACAAACGGGTGAAGGGAGTAACAGGCTGTCAAGATAGAGAAGGGAGGTTGTGTATGAGTTTTTCCAGGCCGTCTTATAACAAGATAACTCAAACAGAAAATCATCACCGGTTGCCATGGTACCCGAAGacatcagaggataatgatgtgcatcaaacagctggaggtaatggacggccacaacctcattcccttgacaaatacttagtatCCTACATGCTATGGTGGCATCAACATCGGCCAgtacaatacgactgagaatatcaatcccacgcatgatatctctatcctcagccacaacccttagcaTTTCGTAGTAGatggcaatggggttgccggcGTCAAAGCATTCGACGAAGAAAGGCATGTACCACCCTTCAATCTGGAGGCCACCATGaggggcattggatgtgttgagttgtgatggatcagtacaaaggAAATAGATAGCAGCTGTCTTCAGAACTTCTttactgtatactgcatttCTTCCCCTACGAacagcccttaaaatagaaccaagtgaccaCCATTCATCTTCTGCAGCAAGGGAcacgatttttatgaaaacatcgtCGGGGAGATCCTGCAATAAGGGTGCTCGAGTGGACATAGTgctgtaaaaaataattttattctagtttgtagttgagaggtaatagactaaagAAACGAGAATATTATAACTCaatcacttggttctatttgtAGCTGAGAGGTAAttctttcataattttattgtgAAGCAATATTTTGACAGGAAACCATAATTAAATCCTGTAATAGACGCAGCGACGAGACCTTTACGGATTTATATCAGCCATCGACTTCCAGATTATTactagtgataactcagccattaatTACGATAACTCAAACATTAAttacgataactcagccatcacatgaatcgacgagacctttcgttttcccgtaaaactataactcagccattaagcaatattttggcggaaaaccataagttaacctaataatagacgcgacctttcgttttcctattgtttttcttttatattctcctcattcatatgtctgactctctttcatctcattcttcgtttctattgtttctctttatacTTTCCTAAATCACAGATCTTTCTATTTGTTACATCTTCCTATCGACATGGAAATTGTTCCTCATATTGATGGACAATTTATTAGAGATGTCCAAGCGATCATTTGCGCCAATGATCAGGAGAATATTCCGGTTCTAAACCCTGGTGTGGGTTACTGGGTTGACAAAACCATTTTTACGTGGTTCAAGTTCCTTCACATTCTCTCTATCGCGATTGGAGGAATACTTCAACACAATTGGCACCATGCGTGGCCGACGTACTGCTTGATTCCCTTCCACTTTAAGAGACGATGGTTTCTCCTCCTCGCGGTAAGATCTCTGGACAAACTaccatattgatattattctatactcttatcgtttctttcctttaattgtAGCGTAAATACAAGTgggatccaaagcatactttaacggtctggacgcagtttaatttggtggctAGTACATTATAAGGAGCCCACATGCGTGCACTCAAGAAGATATGGGCGAAAGGTGTCAATAAACCCGAGATGCTGAGTAACATAGTTTGGAATAATTTGGTcgatatgtttgaagaatttggccCTGATGATGTCGGTTTGAGAAAGTGATTTCCATTGTACTTTCGTGTCGACTTCTATATGAACTATGAACTAGGAACTAGGAACTAcgattgtgtgttttttgtttttttttatttcgtttatgttgtaccttcatattaatataaatcgGTCGTCATTTCGACatctcagccattacggaatgataactcagccatacaGTTCGATAATTCAACCACAATTTGAGCcaggcacagaattagtgatttaCATAACTTAGTCGTGAATAATTTACATAACTTAATCGTGAATAAGGATAACTCAGCCaaacctctatatatatatatatatatatatatgaatgtgtaaaaatcactcttaGTCTATCAATATacctttttattggttttaatgatagtaatattcatatttcctttttaaatttaaaatttgagttataataattttaatattcaattgttgaaGAAATAGGTTTACAAAAATGAAATTcgaaattcgaataataattatttaattattttgattaatatattgtGCATGTGAATTTGAGACAGGCAcataattagtgatttttcgcgtttccctaacaacacttttaatatctattagGAGTCTGACAGAACGAAAGAtccagaaaagaaagaagaatacattttcatattaatgagaagaccc harbors:
- the LOC104763181 gene encoding uncharacterized protein LOC104763181, with protein sequence MQVVNLELKKCTCRRFDHEKIPCINAIAAVEHKDVSRISLCDPKFMSVDLVNGWGGSIMPPNESVPVPVAVDIQPCLPPIVVNPQGRPKKRRIKSSLEVAIGKKRPRKQHASSRCKQVGHNVKNCRM